GCACGTTCTAAACTAATCCTTTACAAATATGGGGCTTTGGAAATGATGACTAAATATAACGAAAAAAGGATCCCTCAAACTTGACTAAATTCTCTGATATCACCCTCCCGGAACCCATAATAAGGGCTGCAACACATCTTGGTTATGAAACCTTAACTCCCATACAAGACCTTGTAATCCCATGGCTGCTGGAAAACAGCCGGGATTTAGTAGCTTTAGCACAGACAGGCACTGGTAAAACTGCTGCCTTCGGCTTTCCCATCCTTAGCGAAACTGACATCGAAAACAGCGAAGTACAGACTATCATTCTGTGCCCAACGCGTGAATTGTGTCTGCAGATTACTCACGATCTTGAATCCTATGCCAAATACCTGACTCGCATCCGCATCGCAGCGATCTATGGTGGCGCTTCCATTCAACACCAAAAGGAGAGCCTTAGAAGCGGCATCCACATCGTGGTTGGTACTCCCGGACGTGTGAACGACATGATCCGTCAGGGAGCGCTCAAATTGGGGCATGTATCCAGATTGGTGCTGGATGAAGCAGATGAAATGCTGAATATGGGTTTTAAAGAAGAACTGTTTGAGATCATGAAGCATATCCCTGCTGAACGGCAAACGATGCTCTTTTCTGCCACAATGCCCAAAGATGTGGAGCACTTGGCATCCCAGTTTATGAAAGAACCGGAACGCTTCAGCGTTGGCAATGAGAACAAGGGTGCTGAGAACATTCAGCATTACTACTACAAAGTGCAAGCCAAAGACAAGTATATGGCACTAAAGCGGATAGCCGATATGAGTCCCAAGATATACGGCATAGTGTTTTGTAAAACTCGCCGGGAAACGCAGGAGATAGCCGATAAACTGCAGCAGGACGGTTATAACGCTGATGCCTTGCATGGGGATCTCTCTCAAGGGCAACGTGAATTGGTGATGAGTCGCTTCCGCAGTCGATTTGTACCACTTTTGATAGCTACTGATGTCGCGGCAAGAGGCCTGGATGTGGACGACCTCACTCATATCATCAATTTCCATGTTCCTCAGGATCCAGATGTCTATATTCATCGTTCTGGAAGAACTGGGCGTGCGGGCAAGAGTGGAATCTCCATCAGCATCATTCACAGCAAGGAGATTAGCGCCTTACGCGCTGCGGAGAAACGCTTGGGCTTCCCTATTGTTTGGCAAAAAGTTCCTGGCGGACGCGAGATATGCGAGAAGCAGCTTTACCACTTCATAGACACGGTGGAGCGGGTGGAGGTAAACGAAGAAGAGATGCAAAGCTTCATGGCCAATGTGTTCAAAAAGCTCAATTGGATGACTCGCGAAGACCTGATTAAGCGCTTTGTGGCAGTTGAATTCAATCGATTCCTGAATTATTATAAAGACATTCCTGATCTGGATAATCTCCAACAGATCGAAGCCAAAAAAGAGAAAAAGGACAAGAGCGGATATGTGTTCTCGACTTTCCGTCTCAACATTGGCTATGATACTGGGCTCACCAAGCGTGATTTAATGAAGTATATCAACAGTTTGCGCGTTGGCAGAGGTATCGAGATTGGCAGGATCGACATTTATGGAGATTACTGTCTGGTGGATTTGGATGAGCGCTACGAGCATGAGATGCTAAAGGCCATCGCGAATGTGCCTTATAAAGACCGTGCTGTTCAAGCAAAAGTATCACCACAAAAGGGCAAAAGCCGATTTGAGGAGAATACCGCTAAAGTAAAATCCTACAAGAGCTCAAAGTCCTATGGAGGGAAGCGGGAAGAGTCCTATCGTTCACCCCGTTCGCATAAAGATAGTGGATATAGTTCCACAAAAGAGTCTCCACGTGCTTCCAAGAAGAGAGAAAAGGATTGACACTAATTAGTTTTATCACGATTGTGTCTATCATATTAAATTAAGGAGACATTATGAAAAAGATCAGCATCCTGTTGCTTGTTATAGTAGCATTACTAGGTCTTGCTGCTTGCGGAAACAAAGCTGAAAGTACAGCAAAATCATTCTTTAATGCCCTGGAGAATCAAGATTTTGATGCCGCCAAGAAGCTCACTACAGAAGAAGGCCAGCAGTTGCTTACCTTAGTTGAAGGCTTTGCTCAGAGTGCCGGTGAAGAACAAATTGCAGACATGAAAAAGAACAAATACGAAGTAGTGGAAACAGTCATTGACGGAGACAGCGCCGTCGTCAAATACCGTCAATGGAATACCGATAAACCCGACGAAAAGGAAGATCATGATCTTCAGATGAAGAAAGTTGACGGAGCCTGGAAGGTTCACTTTGTGAAGGATGACGTTCAAAAGTAAGATATTAGGCGCCTTTTGTGGCTTGATCATATCTTTGATAATTGTGAGCTCTTCCCTTATGGGGGGAGCTCCTTCGCGTAATGATCCCTTTTCGGGAGTTTGCCCGGTGGACAGCCTTCTCTTTGAAGAGGGGGATATCCTCCTCAGACGTGGGAATTCCTTTATTTCCTCCATGATAGTTCAGGCCTTCCCGAAGGGTGGCGGAATGTCTCATTGCGGTATCCTGTTGAATGTGGATGGCAAGTGGCAGGTTTTACACAGCATTTCGGGACAGATTTCGGATGAAGAAGGCATTCGGATGGAACCGCTCATGAGCTTCATAGATCACGCCAAAGACCACGATGTAAGGCACATCAAGCCCCTGTTTAAAGTCAATCGGGACATGATGAGGCAACAGAGCCTGACCTTACTGGCAAAAAAGATCGGTTTTGATCATGAATTCAACCTCAATGACACAGACAAGATGTATTGCTCCGAACTGGTCCGAGCTGTATACTTGGCGGCGGCAGAGTCGGATCCCTTTATCTACAAAGAGATCGGCGGTAAGGCCCTTATCGACCTGGCGTCCTTCTTTTGGCCTCAGATGTGGCATTGTATGAACATGTGAGGTAACACATAGAAATCCATAGCTTTAACCAACGTCATTCCATTTGTACCCACTTAAGAAATACCTCCTTTAATAGAGCCGGTTACAGGGCACTACAGCGCAATAGTATGACAGTGTATGATGTCCTATTATCCATCTTGATAGTGTTATGCCAAGCTTGGTGTGGCAATCTACGACTTGCCACAACGACCGAAGGGAGCTTTAGAATCATGCTCCTCATTCCCTTTGTTCGATCCAGTGTTGAAGCTGATATCAAGGTGTTATCATCCTGTGCTCACCCGATGATAACCCGATGATATCAGGTTCAAGTATCGATAACCCAAGGAGGAATGAAGCTTCTGAATCATCGGCAGAAGCATCAGGGAGATTGGAGTTTGGCAGCGCAATATCAAAAAACGACATTCATGCCTTGACGAGTCACTAGTTATCCTTCTTGACATTATTCTAGTGTATAAAAATCATGTGCAAATAGCTATATTCTGGAGTATGTGATGCATAAAAACATCAAAGACTTACTTGATTTCCTGACCAAAGGAAATTCCCGTTATCCTGCCAGCAGAGAGATATCCAAGCGCTTGGATGCGGCTGGTTTTATAGAACTAAACGAAGCGCATGGCTTCACGCTGAAGAAAGGTGAAAAGTACTATATTCGCCGCATGGACACAGCGATTATTGCCTTTGTGATGGGTTCAAAGAAGCTTGCGGACAGCGGTTTTTACATGGCATCCAGTCACATTGACAGCCCTGCTTTGAAGCTAAAACCAGAGAGCCTGAAGACCGATAATGATGTATGTCGAATAGGCGTGGAAGTGTATGGCGGGCCGATAGTTCACACCTGGCTAGACAGAGAGCTTGGCATCAGCGGGCGCGTAATTGTAAAGAATAAAAAGGCTTATGAAAGCCACACTATAGATCTGAAGCAGCCCCTGGCGATCATTCCCAATGCGGCTATCCACATAAACCGTGAGATCAATAAAGGCTTTGAATACAACAAACAAACTCATCTACAGGCAGTTCTCAGCGTGAATCCACATGAGAATAATCCTTTGAAGGCATTGATGGCGAAACACCTGAAGGTAAAAGAAGCCGATGTACTGGAGATGGATCTCTATCTCTATGACTACCAGGCTCCTTGCCTGATCGGCTTGGATGAAGAGATGATCGCAAGCGGCAGACTGGACAATCTGGCCATGACTCATGCGATTCTGACAGGCTTAATCGACTCTAGCAAACCTGCTCATACATCGGTGGGAGTGTTCTTTGATCATGAAGAGATCGGCAGCCAAAGTCCCCAAGGCGCTTTCTCATCCCTGCTTAGTGAGGTGTTGGAGCGGATCGCACTTAGCCAAAGCAATTCCCGGGAAGATTATTACCGCGCATTGCGCAATTCCTTCATGATCTCAGCGGATATGGCTCATGCTTACCACCCATCATACTCTGAAAAGTATGATGAGGATTACAGTCCGAAGATGAATCGGGGTCCGGTAATCAAGCGCAATGTCAATCTGCGTTATGCTTCCACTGCAGATAGCAGCCTGCGTTTCATGGACTTGTGTGCCAAGGCGAAAGTGCAGCATCAGGAGTTTCTGGTGCGTAGCGATATGCCTTGTGGCAGCACGGTCGGCCCGGTGGTCGCCGCCAATCTGGGAATATCCATTGTGGATATTGGCAATCCCATGTGGGCTATGCATTCCGTTCGCGAGACTGCTGGCGTGAAGGATCACATGGATCTCATCGCGGTTCTAAAGACATATTTTTCAGGGAACTAGGGCTTCATTATGAAATGCCCGTAACTCAGAGTAGATTAACACTAAAACATATAAATGAGGTAAAAAACATGGCAACCTTCAAACCCTTCAAAGCTGTGCGTCCGGTTCCGGAAAAAGCACAGGCAATAGCCTCTCTTCCTTACGATGTAATGGATTCCGACGAAGCGCGCGCGGAAGTGAAGAGACACCCGCTCAGTTTCATTCATGTGGAGAAACCGGAAGTGGATCTTCCCGAAGGCACCGACCTATATGATCCCAAAGTATATGCGAAAGCAAGAGAAAACCTGTATAAATACATCAGCGACGGGCATATGATTCAAGACAAAAAGCCGATGTTTTACATCTACCGTCAGACCATGGATGGCCGCTCCCAATACGGCTTGGTGGGTCTTAGTGCGGTGGACGAATATATGGATGGCACCATCAAGAAGCATGAACTCACCCGCGCCGAGAAAGAAGCGGATCGCATCAAACACGTAGATATCTGCGATGCGCATCCCTCCCCAGTGTTTTTTACTTATCCCCATCAGGACGATATCGACAGCGTGGTCACCAAAGTGAGCAGCAGCAAAAAGCCGGAATACGACTTTGTTTCAGATGACGGCATCGGTCACACCTTGTGGCTGATGGATGCTGATGATGATATCAAAGCCATCGAAAGCGCATTTTCCCGCTTGCCATATCTGTATGTGGCAGATGGTCATCACCGCACTGCCAGCGCTGCCAAGGTGGGCCTGCTGCGTCGTGAACAGAATCCGAACTATAACGGAGATGAGGAATTCAACTTTTTCATGACCGTGATCTTCCCGGATAATCACCTGAAGATCTTCGATTACAACCGTGTAGTGAAGGACCTCAATGGCAATAGCAGTGCGGAATTCTTTGGCAAAGTGAAAGAACTGTGGAATGTGGCAGAAGTACCTGCGGGCACAAATTTCCAGCCCAATCATCTGCATCAGGTTAGCATGTATATCGATGGCAAATGGTACTTTATCTCCCCCAAAGCCGGAACTTGGAACGAGCAGGATGTGGTGGAAAACCTGGATGTCTCCATTTTGCAAAAAAACCTCCTGCATCCCATTCTGGGCATCAATGATCCCCGCACCGACAAACGCATCGATTTCGTGGGCGGTATCCGCGGTTTGGGCGAACTGGTGAAGCGTGTGGACAGCGGCAGGGAGAAAGTGGCTTTTGCCATGTATCCTACCTCAATGAGCGAACTGATCGGGATAGCGGATGCCGGGCAGATTATGCCCCCCAAATCCACTTGGTTCGAGCCCAAATTGCGTAGCGGACTTTTTATCCATCTCCTGAAATAATGAAGTACTATATCGAAAGCCTTGGTTGTGCAAAGAATCTGGTGGATAGCGAACGTTTTGCCGCCATCATGAAGGCGTACGGCTTTCGCGAAGTGGCTTATGTGGAAGACGCAGATCTGATCCTGGTGAATAGCTGCGCCTTCCTCATGGCTTCGTATGGCGAGCTGGACGAGGTGCTAAGCCAGATTGATGAGATCAGGAACCACAAGAAAAGTAAGCTGGTGGTTAGCGGATGCGTGATGAACCGGGGTCTGAAGGAGTTTCAAGAGTTGTTTCCAGAAGTGAATAAATGGATTCCCCTAAAGGACTATGCCGCTTTTGAAAGATATCTTCTACGCTATGTATTACCCAAGAATATGCCAGCTAAAAAGCTTGATTTTAGCACTCGACAATCTCTGCAGGGAGGTCAGCACGTTTATCTGCGTATCGCTGATGGTTGCGAGAATTTTTGCTCCTATTGCATGATCCCTCACATCCGTGGCAAGCTGGTATCGGAACCCATTGAGGCCCTGGTGAAAGAAGCCAAAGCCCAAAGCTCCAGAGGCAGGGAATTGGTGTTGATCGCGCAGGACAGCTGTATGTATGGAACGGATATCTATGGCGAGAAAGCACTGCCCAAATTGATCGAGGCTTTACACGATATCCCCGGTTATGACTGGATTCGGATCATGTATATGCACCCCGATCACTTTGATCCGGAATGGACCGAACTGTGGAAGAAGTATCCCAAGCTCTTGCCCTATTTTGAAATTCCTATCCAACACAGTTGCGATCGCATCATCAAGCTGATGAATCGCCAAAAGGGTTATCAAGAATTGAAAGAAGTCTTTGGCCACATCAAGCAAAAACTGCCGGAGGCGGTTTTCAGAACCACTATCATGGTAAATTATCCTTCTGAAACCAAGCAGGAACGCTCTCTTATCGACAAATTTTTGCAGGAGGTGGACATTCTGCATGCGGGAGTCTTTGCATATTCTCCGGAAGTATTTGATAAACCTTATGAGGCTCCGGAAGGCTTTGACTGGGCAAGGAATCAAGAACTGGAAACAGAGTATGCCATCAAGCTGTCCAAAGCTAAAGAAGAAAAGATGCAAAGCTTTGTAGGCACGCGTCAGCAGATGCTGGTGGAAGGTTTTGACGAAGAACTAATGGTTTGGTATGGCAGATTGTGGTTCCAAGCTCCGGAAATCGACGGCATAGCCTATGTAGAAGGGCTTCCAGAAGATAGCCCGCTACTGGTGGAAGTGGAAGTAGTAGATGCCCTTACC
The Candidatus Cloacimonadota bacterium genome window above contains:
- a CDS encoding M18 family aminopeptidase yields the protein MHKNIKDLLDFLTKGNSRYPASREISKRLDAAGFIELNEAHGFTLKKGEKYYIRRMDTAIIAFVMGSKKLADSGFYMASSHIDSPALKLKPESLKTDNDVCRIGVEVYGGPIVHTWLDRELGISGRVIVKNKKAYESHTIDLKQPLAIIPNAAIHINREINKGFEYNKQTHLQAVLSVNPHENNPLKALMAKHLKVKEADVLEMDLYLYDYQAPCLIGLDEEMIASGRLDNLAMTHAILTGLIDSSKPAHTSVGVFFDHEEIGSQSPQGAFSSLLSEVLERIALSQSNSREDYYRALRNSFMISADMAHAYHPSYSEKYDEDYSPKMNRGPVIKRNVNLRYASTADSSLRFMDLCAKAKVQHQEFLVRSDMPCGSTVGPVVAANLGISIVDIGNPMWAMHSVRETAGVKDHMDLIAVLKTYFSGN
- a CDS encoding DUF4878 domain-containing protein: MKKISILLLVIVALLGLAACGNKAESTAKSFFNALENQDFDAAKKLTTEEGQQLLTLVEGFAQSAGEEQIADMKKNKYEVVETVIDGDSAVVKYRQWNTDKPDEKEDHDLQMKKVDGAWKVHFVKDDVQK
- a CDS encoding YiiX/YebB-like N1pC/P60 family cysteine hydrolase, whose protein sequence is MDSLLFEEGDILLRRGNSFISSMIVQAFPKGGGMSHCGILLNVDGKWQVLHSISGQISDEEGIRMEPLMSFIDHAKDHDVRHIKPLFKVNRDMMRQQSLTLLAKKIGFDHEFNLNDTDKMYCSELVRAVYLAAAESDPFIYKEIGGKALIDLASFFWPQMWHCMNM
- a CDS encoding MiaB/RimO family radical SAM methylthiotransferase; this translates as MKYYIESLGCAKNLVDSERFAAIMKAYGFREVAYVEDADLILVNSCAFLMASYGELDEVLSQIDEIRNHKKSKLVVSGCVMNRGLKEFQELFPEVNKWIPLKDYAAFERYLLRYVLPKNMPAKKLDFSTRQSLQGGQHVYLRIADGCENFCSYCMIPHIRGKLVSEPIEALVKEAKAQSSRGRELVLIAQDSCMYGTDIYGEKALPKLIEALHDIPGYDWIRIMYMHPDHFDPEWTELWKKYPKLLPYFEIPIQHSCDRIIKLMNRQKGYQELKEVFGHIKQKLPEAVFRTTIMVNYPSETKQERSLIDKFLQEVDILHAGVFAYSPEVFDKPYEAPEGFDWARNQELETEYAIKLSKAKEEKMQSFVGTRQQMLVEGFDEELMVWYGRLWFQAPEIDGIAYVEGLPEDSPLLVEVEVVDALTDALWCTATKD
- a CDS encoding DUF1015 family protein, with the translated sequence MATFKPFKAVRPVPEKAQAIASLPYDVMDSDEARAEVKRHPLSFIHVEKPEVDLPEGTDLYDPKVYAKARENLYKYISDGHMIQDKKPMFYIYRQTMDGRSQYGLVGLSAVDEYMDGTIKKHELTRAEKEADRIKHVDICDAHPSPVFFTYPHQDDIDSVVTKVSSSKKPEYDFVSDDGIGHTLWLMDADDDIKAIESAFSRLPYLYVADGHHRTASAAKVGLLRREQNPNYNGDEEFNFFMTVIFPDNHLKIFDYNRVVKDLNGNSSAEFFGKVKELWNVAEVPAGTNFQPNHLHQVSMYIDGKWYFISPKAGTWNEQDVVENLDVSILQKNLLHPILGINDPRTDKRIDFVGGIRGLGELVKRVDSGREKVAFAMYPTSMSELIGIADAGQIMPPKSTWFEPKLRSGLFIHLLK
- a CDS encoding DEAD/DEAH box helicase → MTKFSDITLPEPIIRAATHLGYETLTPIQDLVIPWLLENSRDLVALAQTGTGKTAAFGFPILSETDIENSEVQTIILCPTRELCLQITHDLESYAKYLTRIRIAAIYGGASIQHQKESLRSGIHIVVGTPGRVNDMIRQGALKLGHVSRLVLDEADEMLNMGFKEELFEIMKHIPAERQTMLFSATMPKDVEHLASQFMKEPERFSVGNENKGAENIQHYYYKVQAKDKYMALKRIADMSPKIYGIVFCKTRRETQEIADKLQQDGYNADALHGDLSQGQRELVMSRFRSRFVPLLIATDVAARGLDVDDLTHIINFHVPQDPDVYIHRSGRTGRAGKSGISISIIHSKEISALRAAEKRLGFPIVWQKVPGGREICEKQLYHFIDTVERVEVNEEEMQSFMANVFKKLNWMTREDLIKRFVAVEFNRFLNYYKDIPDLDNLQQIEAKKEKKDKSGYVFSTFRLNIGYDTGLTKRDLMKYINSLRVGRGIEIGRIDIYGDYCLVDLDERYEHEMLKAIANVPYKDRAVQAKVSPQKGKSRFEENTAKVKSYKSSKSYGGKREESYRSPRSHKDSGYSSTKESPRASKKREKD